The Zavarzinella sp. sequence ATTTTAGAACAACATCACCTTGTTTTAAGCCTGCTTTTTCTGCGGGCGATTCTGGAGTAATTGCACCCAGGAGACATTTATCTTTCGAATCACCGCTGCGAACACCTAACCATGCCAGTGCTTCACCAATGGCGTCGCCGGCAACCAGTTCATCCCAGGTTTCTTTGAATGTTCCACATGGCACATGGATGTTATTGACAATACCACCACCAATCCGGCTGTGGATACCAATAATTTTTCCTTCCATGTTGAACAGCGGTCCGCCCGAATCGCCACCAACAAGTGTGCAATCGGTCTGAACGATAAACTTATTCACTGTTCCAATTCTTCCAACACGTACCACTGGGGAGCGACCTTTGCTGTAGCCACCTGGATGGCCCGTAGCGATACACCACTGACCCACTTTCACTGTATCGGGATCGGCCAGTTCAATAAATGGCCACTCGCCAGGAGTGGTTATTTTTGCCATGCCACTATCGATCTTTCGATTAATCCCCAGCGACACACCTTTGACTCGTTTACCGTCCGGCATCACAATGGTGATGTTCTTTCCCGGCTCTCCAGTGACGTGGGCTGCGGTCAAAATTAAACCATCTTTGGAAACAATTACCCCACTGCCACTACCCGATCCTACTTGCAGGCAGACAGTTGCAGGAATTACTTTTTTCAGAATAATCCTGGTCTGGTCCTGAAATGCTTTCAGATCAGAAATCGATTCTGGCAGACGATTCAGAACTGCGGGAGGTGGTGTGGGTATCGAAATCGTATTGATGTCATCGCCACGAACAGAACTGGCCGAGGTGAGTACCAGCACCAGTAAGGAAAATAAAATGCGTTTCATAATTCCCTCAAATAAACTTCACAGTTATTTTATTTGCGAAAACGGTGCCATTGCAAATGAACTTGTCACAAAATGGGTAACATTTTCACAAATTTAGTTGGAAATGTCCTTTCCGGGTGGGTTTACGCAGTCAGGTAGCGTTTAGGGATTTCCGCACCTGCAACGTAATTCAGTTTGCCGATCCGACACATCTGGTAAACATTGATCCGAAAATCCGGACAAGTACTTACCAGACAATAAGCATCAACTGGTCTGAACCCATAATCCTTTACTAACCATTCTATCAGAAACAAGGTTGCCTTTTCGACAGCAATTTCCAAAGGTCGGTAAGCAAATAAAGCGACGATCGATGCTTCTTTTTCTAACCGCATAAATGGAACTCGTGTTCCTGGATATTTCTCAATAGAGAGCACGACTCTGGAGTTAGTCTCTGCTGCAGTTCCTGTGAACTCGGTATCACCCTGGCTGGCATGAACATCTCCCAGAGAGAGCAGGGCACCAGCATGAAATACTGGTAGTATGATTCGATTTCCCGCAGCTACATCCCGCACATCGAGATTCCCGCCCCATTCTCCCTGTCCATCGTTGCTGGTCGTCACTTCTCGATCAGGTGCGACGCCGATTGTGCCTACAAACGGCGTGATCGGCCACGAAATAGTGGGGCTGAATGGCAGGCTGCCATCGGAATAAGTTCCGCTGGGCCCTTTCTGATGGCGAAATATTTTTGTGGTGTAGGATTTCGAGCAATCTGGAAATTTCTGCGAATCACCCAGCGGCCCTCGGCCAGGCCCCACAGCAACCCATGAAAAATCACCCACTTCAATGGAATGAATGGTGACTGCGATATTCTCACCTGACGAGACTCCTTCCACAAAGACTGGACCTGC is a genomic window containing:
- a CDS encoding trypsin-like peptidase domain-containing protein, yielding MKRILFSLLVLVLTSASSVRGDDINTISIPTPPPAVLNRLPESISDLKAFQDQTRIILKKVIPATVCLQVGSGSGSGVIVSKDGLILTAAHVTGEPGKNITIVMPDGKRVKGVSLGINRKIDSGMAKITTPGEWPFIELADPDTVKVGQWCIATGHPGGYSKGRSPVVRVGRIGTVNKFIVQTDCTLVGGDSGGPLFNMEGKIIGIHSRIGGGIVNNIHVPCGTFKETWDELVAGDAIGEALAWLGVRSGDSKDKCLLGAITPESPAEKAGLKQGDVVLKFDGAAVKLYEDMINLLKKKRPGQSAKFLVLREGKEIELTAKLVKRPE
- a CDS encoding acetamidase/formamidase family protein; this encodes MQGITRDRTKKYAFDWREPPELHVAPGEKFFIETWDASGGYFQSESDLAIPGLRPGFDRTPPLVNPIAGPVFVEGVSSGENIAVTIHSIEVGDFSWVAVGPGRGPLGDSQKFPDCSKSYTTKIFRHQKGPSGTYSDGSLPFSPTISWPITPFVGTIGVAPDREVTTSNDGQGEWGGNLDVRDVAAGNRIILPVFHAGALLSLGDVHASQGDTEFTGTAAETNSRVVLSIEKYPGTRVPFMRLEKEASIVALFAYRPLEIAVEKATLFLIEWLVKDYGFRPVDAYCLVSTCPDFRINVYQMCRIGKLNYVAGAEIPKRYLTA